One region of Eupeodes corollae chromosome 1, idEupCoro1.1, whole genome shotgun sequence genomic DNA includes:
- the LOC129941916 gene encoding cytoglobin-1 translates to MNDEDIYEVKKTWEIPMENPDESGQAILIEFFTQFPSNQQKFEQFREVPVVQLKDNAKFKSHAARIVRLFDDSINALGTDYADSAIQELWKNTAKSHFRRNISKQSFNELKGVILQVLKAACNLNDRQVEAWTKLMDHVYDIVFKTLDELASSNQ, encoded by the exons ATGAATGACGAAGATATTTACGAAGTGAAAAAGACATGGGAAATACCGATGGAAAATCCCGATGAGTCGGGACAAGcgattttgattgaatttttcacCCAATTTCCGTCCAATCAACAAAAATTCGAACAATTTAGAGAAGTACCAGTAGTTCAACTAAAG GATAACGCTAAGTTCAAATCTCATGCGGCACGGATAGTTAGGCTATTTGACGACTCCATCAACGCTCTGGGAACAGACTATGCAGATTCTGCTATTCAAGAATTATGGAAAAATACAGCGAAatctcattttcgaagaaatatttcaaaacaatcttTCAAT gagCTCAAAGGCGTCATTTTACAAGTCCTTAAAGCTGCATGCAACCTCAACGATAGACAAGTTGAAGCTTGGACAAAACTAATGGACCACGTTTatgatattgttttcaaaacattggaCGAGCTAGCTTCGAGTAATCAGTAA